In one window of Chelmon rostratus isolate fCheRos1 chromosome 19, fCheRos1.pri, whole genome shotgun sequence DNA:
- the cops4 gene encoding COP9 signalosome complex subunit 4, with protein sequence MATEVRQELAQLMNSSGSHKDLAAKYRQILDKAIQFTDADQLESLKAFVEAMVNENVSLVISRQLLTDFCTHLPNLPDATAKAVYHFTLEKIQPRVISFEEQVASIRQHLATIYEKEGDWRNAAQVLVGIPLETGQKQYNVDYKLDTYLKIARLYLEDDDPVQAEAYINRASLLQNESSNEQLQIHYKVCYARVLDFRRKFIEAAQRYNELSYKSIVHESERLEALKHALNCTILASAGQQRSRMLATLFKDERCQQLATYGILEKMYLDRIIRGNQLQEFAAMLMPHQKATTADGSSILDRAVIEHNLLSASKLYNNITFEELGALLEIPPAKAEKIASQMITEGRMNGFIDQIDGIVHFETREPLPTWDKQIQSLCFQVNNLLEKIRQAAPEWAAQAVETQMTQ encoded by the exons ATGGCGACCGAAGTGAGACAGGAGCTTGCACAGCTGATGAATTCAAGTGGATCTCATAAAGATCTTGCTGCCAA atATCGCCAAATTTTGGACAAGGCCATTCAGTTCACAGATGCAGATCAACTGGAATCCTTGAAGGCCTTTGTTGAAGCAA tGGTCAATGAAAATGTCAGTCTTGTCATCTCGAGACAGCTGCTCACAGATTTCTGCACACATCTCCCCAACCTGCCCGACGCCACAGCTAAAGCAGTGTATCACTTCACCTTGGAAAAGATTCAGCCGAGGGTCATCTCCTTTGAGGAACAA GTAGCCTCAATCAGACAGCACTTAGCAACCATTTATGAAAAGGAGGGAGACTGGAGAAACGCTGCCCAGGTTTTAGTTGGCATTCCCCTGGAAACAGGACAGAA GCAATACAATGTTGACTATAAGTTGGACACATACCTGAAAATTGCCCGACTCTACTTGGAGGATGATGATCCAGTGCAGGCAGAGGCCTACATCAACAGAGCCTCACTGCTTCAGAATGAGTCCTCTAATGAACAGCTGCAGATACACTATAAG GTATGCTATGCCAGAGTCCTAGACTTCAGGAGGAAGTTCATTGAAGCTGCTCAAAGATACAATGAGCTGTCATACAAATCAATTGTCCATGAAAGTGAACGTCTGGAAGCACTGAAACATGCCCTGAACTGCACCATACTGGCCTCTGCAG GCCAGCAGCGCTCCCGTATGTTGGCCACCCTCTTTAAGGATGAGCGCTGTCAGCAGCTGGCTACCTACGGTATTCTGGAGAAGATGTACCTGGACCGTATTATCAGAGGCAACCAGCTGCAGGAGTTTGCTGCCATGCTGATGCCTCACCAGAAAGCCACCACAGCGGATG GCTCCAGCATCCTCGACAGAGCTGTGATTGAACACAACCTCCTGTCTGCTAGCAAACTCTACAACAACATCACTTTTGAAGAACTAGGAGCACTATTGGAAATCCCCCCAGCAAAG gCTGAGAAAATTGCTTCACAGATGATCACTGAAGGACGCATGAATGGCTTCATCGATCAGATAGATGGCATTGTACACTTCGAGA CCCGTGAACCCCTTCCTACATGGGACAAACAGATCcagtctctgtgttttcaaGTCAACAACCTCTTAGAAAAGATCCGTCAGGCTGCTCCGGAGTGGGCTGCGCAGGCGGTCGAAACCCAGATGACCCAGTAA
- the plac8.2 gene encoding placenta associated 8, tandem duplicate 2 has translation MAVTNQPGRYQVSEFQTGLCDICDDKSVCCYGMWCYMCLGCSIANDMDECCLCGLGMPIRSVYRTKYNIQGSMCEDFITSYFCPCCATCQLKRDIERRKEQGIF, from the exons ATGGCTGTGACCAACCAACCAGGCAGATACCAGGTCTCTGAGTTCCAGACCGGCCTGTGTGATATTTGCGACGACAAAAGTGTTT GCTGCTACGGTATGTGGTGCTACATGTGCCTCGGCTGCTCCATTGCCAACGACATGGACGAGTGCTGCCTGTGTGGGCTGGGAATGCCCATCCGAAGCGTCTACAGGACCAAATACAACATCCAA GGCTCAATGTGTGAAGACTTCATCACGTCCTATTTCTGTCCGTGCTGTGCCACCTGCCAGCTCAAGAGAGATATTGAACGCAGGAAGGAACAAGGCATTTTCTGA
- the lin54 gene encoding protein lin-54 homolog: MDVVSPELNSLLPDEIMDTEAIEDIPHSQPDGTSAQSEPSDDTSVPMETDTPMASENMSLCSDATSTEQTQTLTTSTPTDSTFSISTGSQLPISISGTSSPLLALKPSTATSTATTKTTDSVTGTTVSTSGLQKLTAPFTISAANHQIILNKVASSQATEAAKSAGNQPQVIKQEGQKLLVTAIGKAGQPIVLQLPHTGSKPGVSQTSGDTKSQAPQFKVVTIGGRSELKPVVGSAGSQVTTLQAQQLKTVQIAKKTPTSSAAPIKFIITKTVNSKGLSPQSSVSPVIAGRVLTQNSPVMPPRTITLSEPHNTSIQTLPGKKIAISPLKTPSKVTVVSVASPTSNTSQKSVALPVNVALGQQILTVQQSTSASPVKVATSQTTTQNIKPVQSVAVGGVAGSQFKTIIPLATQPNVQQIQVSGNRFQYVRLVTATTASSTGQPSGPSTSSIQTAKPMVVSTGAVRMSVPIVPAQTIKQVAPKPLTSAAVVTTTQTQQRLIMPATQLPQIQPNFTNLPPGTVLAPAPGGGNVGYAVVPAQYVTQLQQSPFVTLASSSGFPASTGIQTQAKLPHNGLSTAETTSRPRKPCNCTKSQCLKLYCDCFANGEFCNNCNCNNCFNNLEHETERLKAIKTCLDRNPEAFKPKIGKGKEGESDRRHSKGCNCKRSGCLKNYCECYEAKIMCSSICKCIGCKNFEESPERKTLMHLADAAEVRVQQQTAAKTKLSSQISDLLMRTTPVISSGGGRLPYTFVTKEVLEATCECLLEQAKKAEQTHQPQAEAERLILEEFGHCLMRIISSAGKAKADCSSINC, encoded by the exons ATGGATGTGGTGTCACCAGAGCTCAACAGCCTCCTTCCTGATGAGATCATGGATACCGAGGCCATAGAGGACATCCCTCACTCCCAACCCGACGGCACCTCGGCCCAGTCAGAACCCAGTGATGACACATCAGTCCCGATGGAAACGGATACACCCATGGCTTCAGAAAATATGAGCCTCTGCTCGGATGCTACTTCAACAGAACAGACTCAGACTCTgaccacctccacccccacagACTCCACATTCAGCATCAGCACTGGAAGTCAGCTTCCTATCTCAATTTCTGGCACATCCTCACCCCTTCTTGCCCTCAAACCATCCACGGCTACTTCCACAGCCACTACCAAAACCACAGATAGTGTGACTGGGACTACTGTGTCTACCAGTGGTTTACAGAAGCTCACAGCTCCGTTCACCATCTCTGCTGCAAACCACCAGATCATTCTCAACAAGGTGGCCTCATCTCAAGCCACAGAAGCAGCAAAGTCTGCAGGCAATCAACCCCAAGTCATCAAGCAGGAAGGACAAAAACTTTTGGTTACAGCAATAGGAAAGGCGGGACAACCTATAGTGCTGCAGTTACCCCACACAGGCAGCAAGCCTGGTGTTTCACAAACTTCAGGAGACACTAAATCTCAAGCTCCACAGTTTAAAGTGGTGACTATTGGTGGGAGATCGGAGCTGAAGCCGGTGGTGGGAAGTGCTGGCAGCCAAGTGACCACATTACAGGCCCAGCAGCTGAAGACTGTACAG ATTGCTAAGAAAACACCAACGTCCTCAGCTGCACCAATCAAGTTTATCATCACAAAAACTGTTAACAGCAAAGGTCTAAGTCCTCAGTCATCAGTATCTCCTGTTATTGCAG GACGGGTCCTGACACAGAATTCCCCAGTGATGCCCCCAAGGACCATTACTCTCTCTGAGCCCCACAACACTAGTATACAAACTCTCCCCGGCAAAAAGATTGCTATTTCACCCCTCAAGACTCCCAGCAAG GTGACTGTGGTATCTGTGGCCTCCCCAACCTCTAACACCTCTCAGAAGTCTGTGGCGCTGCCTGTTAATGTAGCGCTCGGCCAGCAGATCCTCACAGTCCAGCAGTCCACGTCTGCATCTCCAGTCAAGGTGGCCACCAGCCAAACCACGACACAG AATATTAAACCAGTGCAGTCTGTCGCTGTGGGAGGAGTCGCTGGCTCCCAGTTCAAGACCATCATCCCACTGGCCACCCAGCCGAATGTGCAGCAGATTCAGGTGTCAGGTAACCGGTTCCAGTACGTCCGCCTCGTCACGGCAACCACAGCTAGCAGCACGGGACAGCCCAGTGGTCCCAGCACCAGCTCTATACAGACAG CGAAACCTATGGTGGTCAGTACAGGAGCAGTCAGGATGTCTGTCCCGATTGTCCCAGCACAGACCATCAAACAG GTGGCACCGAAGCCCTTGACATCAGCAGCAGTCGTAACCACCACTCAGACCCAGCAACGCCTGATCATGCCCGCAACTCAGCTACCCCAGATCCAGCCCAACTTCACCAACCTCCCTCCAGGCACCGTTCTGGCACCAGCACCAGGAGGCGGGAACGTGGGCTACGCAGTCGTACCAGCACAATATGTCACACAG CTCCAGCAGTCACCGTTTGTGACCCTCGCCAGCAGCTCTGGTTTCCCTGCGTCCACTGGGATCCAGACTCAGGCCAAACTGCCACATAATGG CTTGTCGACAGCAGAAACGACCTCTAGACCGAGGAAACCATGCAACTGCACCAAGTCCCAGTGTCTCAAACT GTACTGCGACTGCTTTGCAAACGGAGAATTCTGCAACAATTGTAACTGCAACAACTGCTTCAATAACCTGGAGCATGAAACAGAGCGTCTGAAAGCCATAAAG ACGTGTCTGGACCGGAACCCCGAAGCCTTCAAACCTAAAATTGGTAAAGGCAAAGAGGGAGAGTCAGACCGGCGACACAGCAAAGGCTGCAACTGCAAGCGATCGGGCTGCCTGAAGAACTACTGCGAGTGCTACGAG GCGAAGATCATGTGCTCGTCCATTTGTAAGTGCATCGGCTGTAAAAACTTCGAGGAGAGCCCGGAGAGGAAGACGCTGATGCACTTGGCCGATGCAGCAGAAGTGAGAGTTCAGCAGCAGACGGCAGCCAAGACCAAGCTGTCCTCACAGATCTCAGACCTGCTCATGCGGACGACGCCAGTTATTTCGAGTGGAGGCGGGAG GCTGCCGTACACGTTCGTAACAAAGGAGGTGCTCGAAGCGACGTGCGAGTGTCTGCTGGAACAGGCCAAGAAGGCAGAACAGACTCACCAGCCTCAGGCCGAAGCGGAGCGCTTGATCCTGGAGGAGTTCGGACACTGCCTCATGAGGATAATCAGCTCCGCGGGGAAAGCCAAAGCAGACTGCTCCTCCATCAACTGCTAG